From a single Falco rusticolus isolate bFalRus1 chromosome 17, bFalRus1.pri, whole genome shotgun sequence genomic region:
- the CCND3 gene encoding G1/S-specific cyclin-D3 isoform X2 yields MNYVDRYLSSVSTRKSHLQLLGAVCMLLASKLRETMPLTVEKLCIYTDNSITPQQLLDWEVLVLEKLKWDLVSVIANDFLAHILHRLPLPKDKMELVKKHAQTFIALCATDYTFAMYPPSMIATGSIGAAIHGLTVSVNDFTSEAITELLASITGTEVDCLKACQEQIEAALAESLKQASQTQQEYSTAKTAAYSASQPTSTPTDVTDINL; encoded by the exons ATGAATTACGTGGATCGCTACCTGTCGTCAGTCTCCACACGGAAAAGTCACTTGCAGCTTCTGGGAGCTGTCTGCATGCTCCTGGCTTCCAAGCTGCGAGAAACCATGCCGCTGACTGTGGAGAAACTCTGCATTTACACAGACAACTCCATCACgcctcagcagctcctg GACTGGGAGGTTCTAGTCCTGGAGAAGCTAAAGTGGGACCTGGTCTCAGTGATAGCAAATGATTTCTTGGCTCACATCCTCCACCGCCTCCCGCTGCCTAAGGACAAGATGGAGCTGGTGAAGAAACACGCACAGACCTTTATCGCCCTGTGTGCCACAG ACTACACTTTTGCCATGTACCCCCCCTCCATGATTGCAACGGGCAGCATTGGAGCGGCGATCCATGGTCTGACGGTCTCGGTGAACGATTTCACCAGCGAGGCGATCACCGAGCTGCTGGCCAGCATCACTGGCACGGAGGTG GACTGCCTGAAAGCCTGTCAGGAGCAGATTGAGGCAGCCTTAGCCGAGAGCCTGAAACAGGCATCCCAAACCCAACAGGAATACAGCACCGCCAAGACTGCTGCTtactcagccagccagcccaccAGCACACCTACAGACGTCACGGACATCAACCTGTGA
- the MED20 gene encoding mediator of RNA polymerase II transcription subunit 20 isoform X1: MGVTCVAQVPVAEGKSVQQTVELLTRKLELLGAEKQGTFCVDCETYHTAASTISSQGQTGKLMYVMHNSEYPLSCFALFENGPCLIADANFDILMVKLKGFFQNAKANKIESRGTRYQYCDFLVKVGTVTMGPSARGISVEVEYCPCVIANDCWNLLMEFMQSFMGNHTPGIPSVFGTKHDSIYSPGDTMVQYMELFNKIRKQQQVPVAGIR, encoded by the exons ATGGGGGTCACCTG CGTGGCGCAGGTGCCGGTGGCGGAGGGGAAGAGCGTGCAGCAGACGGTGGAGCTGCTGACGCggaagctggagctgctgggggccgAGAAGCAGGGCACCTTCTGCGTGGACTGCGAGACCTACCACACGGCCGCCTCCACCATCAGCAGCCAAG GGCAGACAGGCAAGCTGATGTATGTGATGCACAACTCCGAATACCCCCTCAGCTGCTTCGCTCTCTTTGAAAATGGTCCCTGCCTTATAGCAGATGCCAACTTTGATATCCTCATGGTGAAGTTGAAAGGCTTCTTCCAAAATGCCAAGGCAAACAAGATAGAGAGCCGGGGCACCCGCTACCAGTACTGTGACTTCTTGGTGAAGGTGGGCACGGTTACAATGGGGCCCAGTGCCCGTGGGATATCTGTGGAG GTGGAGTACTGTCCCTGCGTGATAGCCAACGACTGCTGGAACCTGCTCATGGAGTTCATGCAGAGCTTCATGGGGAACCACACTCCCGGTATCCCGTCCGTGTTCGGCACCAAGCACGACAGCATCTACAGCCCAGGAGACACGATGGTTCAGTACATGGAGCTGTTCAACAAGATCcgcaagcagcagcaggtgcctgTAGCGGGGATCAGATGA
- the BYSL gene encoding bystin, with product MPKARRARAPGPLLPLAEQILQEAAPRPTARGKRRGQAEEAAGGEAYVDARLSRRILEQARRQQEELEAEHGPGAPAAPRQRITALGPGRGPGSDSEDDEEWPSLEKAAAAAGRSGEYGGEVTVDPEDEAAIEMFMNKNPPLRRTLADIIMEKITEKQTEVETALSEISGCPMPQLDPRVLEVYRGVREVLSKYRSGKLPKAFKIIPALSNWEQILYITEPETWTAAAMYQATRIFSSNLKERMAQRFYNLVLLPRVRDDIAEYKRLNFHLYMALKKALFKPAAWFKGILIPLCESGTCTLREAIIIGSILTKCSIPVLHSSAAMLKIAEMQYSGANSIFLRLLIDKKYALPFRVVDALVFHFLAFRTDQRVLPVLWHQSFLAFAQRYKEDLSSEQKEALLELLKFHSHPQISLEIRRELMNSKTRDVEVLQPVAME from the exons ATGCCCAAggcgcggcgggcgcgggcCCCCGGGCCCCTGTTGCCGCTGGCCGAGCAGATCCTGCAGGAGGCGGCGCCGCGGCCCACGGCGCGGGGGAAGCGGCGCGGCCAGGCcgaggaggcggcgggcggcgagGCCTATGTGGACGCCCGGCTGTCCCGGCGCATCCTGGAGCAGGCGCGGcggcagcaggaggagctggaggctgaGCACGGCCCCggcgcgcccgccgcccccaggCAGCGCATCACGGCGCTGG GCCCGGGGCGCGGCCCCGGCTCCGACTCGGAGGACGATGAGGAGTGGCCCTCGCTGGAgaaggcggcggcggcggccggccgGAGCGGGGAGTACGGCGGCGAGGTGACCGTGGACCCCGAGGACGAGGCGGCCATCGAGATGTTCATGAACAAGAACCCGCCGCTGAG GCGCACGCTGGCGGACATCATCATGGAGAAGATCACGGAGAAGCAGACGGAGGTGGAGACGGCGCTGTCGGAGATATCGGGCTGCCCCATGCCCCAGCTCGATCCCCGTGTCCTGGAGGTCTACAGGGGCGTCAGAGAG GTGCTGTCCAAATACAGGAGCGGGAAACTCCCCAAGGCATTTAAAATCATTCCTGCCTTGTCCAACTGGGAGCAGATCCTCTACATCACAGAGCCGGAGACGTGGACGGCAGCTGCCATGTACCAAGCCACCAG GATATTTTCATCCAACCTGAAAGAGAGGATGGCCCAGCGGTTCTACAACCTGGTGCTGCTGCCGCGGGTCAGGGATGACATTGCTGAGTATAAGCGCCTCAATTTTCACCTCTACATGGCTTTGAAGAAGGCTCTGTTCAAGCCAGCAGCCTGGTTCAAAG GGATCCTCATCCCCCTGTGCGAGTCGGGGACCTGCACGCTGCGGGAGGCCATCATCATCGGCAGCATCCTCACCAAGTGCTCCATCCCTGTCCTCCACTCCAG cGCGGCCATGCTGAAGATTGCCGAGATGCAGTACAGCGGCGCCAACAGCATCTTCCTCCGCCTGCTCATCGACAAGAAGTACGCCCTGCCCTTCCGTGTGGTGGATGCCCTCGTCTTCCATTTCCTGGCCTTCCGCACGGACCAGCGGGTCCTGCCCGTGCTGTGGCACCAGAGCTTCCTGGCCTTCGCGCAGCGCTACAAGGAGGACCTCTCCTCGGAGCAGAAGGAGGCTTTGCTTGAGCTGCTCAAGTTCCACAGCCACCCGCAGATCTCCCTGGAGATCCGGAGGGAACTGATGAACTCCAAGACGCGGGATGTGGAGGTGTTGCAGCCTGTGGCCATGGAGTga
- the MED20 gene encoding mediator of RNA polymerase II transcription subunit 20 isoform X2: MYVMHNSEYPLSCFALFENGPCLIADANFDILMVKLKGFFQNAKANKIESRGTRYQYCDFLVKVGTVTMGPSARGISVEVEYCPCVIANDCWNLLMEFMQSFMGNHTPGIPSVFGTKHDSIYSPGDTMVQYMELFNKIRKQQQVPVAGIR, translated from the exons ATGTATGTGATGCACAACTCCGAATACCCCCTCAGCTGCTTCGCTCTCTTTGAAAATGGTCCCTGCCTTATAGCAGATGCCAACTTTGATATCCTCATGGTGAAGTTGAAAGGCTTCTTCCAAAATGCCAAGGCAAACAAGATAGAGAGCCGGGGCACCCGCTACCAGTACTGTGACTTCTTGGTGAAGGTGGGCACGGTTACAATGGGGCCCAGTGCCCGTGGGATATCTGTGGAG GTGGAGTACTGTCCCTGCGTGATAGCCAACGACTGCTGGAACCTGCTCATGGAGTTCATGCAGAGCTTCATGGGGAACCACACTCCCGGTATCCCGTCCGTGTTCGGCACCAAGCACGACAGCATCTACAGCCCAGGAGACACGATGGTTCAGTACATGGAGCTGTTCAACAAGATCcgcaagcagcagcaggtgcctgTAGCGGGGATCAGATGA
- the CCND3 gene encoding G1/S-specific cyclin-D3 isoform X1, translated as MELLCVEAVPRVPRAGRDPQLLGDRRVLQNLLSQEERYSPSVSYFHCVQREIKPYMRKMLAFWMLEVCEEQKCEEEVFPLAMNYVDRYLSSVSTRKSHLQLLGAVCMLLASKLRETMPLTVEKLCIYTDNSITPQQLLDWEVLVLEKLKWDLVSVIANDFLAHILHRLPLPKDKMELVKKHAQTFIALCATDYTFAMYPPSMIATGSIGAAIHGLTVSVNDFTSEAITELLASITGTEVDCLKACQEQIEAALAESLKQASQTQQEYSTAKTAAYSASQPTSTPTDVTDINL; from the exons ATGGAGCTGCTGTGCGTGGAAGCCGTTCCCCGTGTGCCCCGCGCCGGGCGCGACCCGCAGCTGCTGGGGGACCGGCGGGTGCTGCAGAACCTGCTGAGCCAGGAGGAGCGATACAGCCCCAGCGTCTCCTACTTCCACTGCGTGCAGCGGGAGATCAAGCCCTACATGCGGAAGATGTTGGCCTTCTGGATGCTGGAG GtgtgtgaggagcagaagtGTGAAGAAGAGGTCTTCCCCTTGGCCATGAATTACGTGGATCGCTACCTGTCGTCAGTCTCCACACGGAAAAGTCACTTGCAGCTTCTGGGAGCTGTCTGCATGCTCCTGGCTTCCAAGCTGCGAGAAACCATGCCGCTGACTGTGGAGAAACTCTGCATTTACACAGACAACTCCATCACgcctcagcagctcctg GACTGGGAGGTTCTAGTCCTGGAGAAGCTAAAGTGGGACCTGGTCTCAGTGATAGCAAATGATTTCTTGGCTCACATCCTCCACCGCCTCCCGCTGCCTAAGGACAAGATGGAGCTGGTGAAGAAACACGCACAGACCTTTATCGCCCTGTGTGCCACAG ACTACACTTTTGCCATGTACCCCCCCTCCATGATTGCAACGGGCAGCATTGGAGCGGCGATCCATGGTCTGACGGTCTCGGTGAACGATTTCACCAGCGAGGCGATCACCGAGCTGCTGGCCAGCATCACTGGCACGGAGGTG GACTGCCTGAAAGCCTGTCAGGAGCAGATTGAGGCAGCCTTAGCCGAGAGCCTGAAACAGGCATCCCAAACCCAACAGGAATACAGCACCGCCAAGACTGCTGCTtactcagccagccagcccaccAGCACACCTACAGACGTCACGGACATCAACCTGTGA